A stretch of Lysinibacillus agricola DNA encodes these proteins:
- the tpx gene encoding thiol peroxidase: MAQVTFKNGPVTLVGNEVKVGDQAPDFTVLANDLSPVTLKESKGKIRLFSVVPSLDTGVCDAQTRRFNEAAASLGDNVVIYTVSVDLPFAQKRWCGAAGIDAVQTVSDHRDLSFGEAYGVYIQELRLLTRAVFVVDANDKVTYVEYVPEATDHPNYEAAIAAVKSLA, translated from the coding sequence ATGGCACAAGTAACATTTAAAAATGGCCCAGTAACACTTGTAGGTAACGAAGTAAAGGTTGGAGACCAAGCACCAGATTTCACTGTATTAGCGAATGACCTGTCACCTGTTACATTAAAAGAGTCAAAGGGGAAAATTCGTTTATTTAGTGTTGTACCATCATTGGATACTGGCGTATGCGATGCGCAAACACGTCGTTTTAATGAAGCGGCAGCAAGCTTAGGTGATAATGTAGTTATCTATACGGTATCTGTTGACCTTCCATTTGCTCAAAAACGTTGGTGTGGTGCAGCGGGGATTGATGCTGTTCAAACAGTTTCAGATCACCGTGACCTGTCATTTGGTGAAGCATACGGTGTCTACATCCAAGAATTACGTCTTCTAACACGTGCAGTATTTGTTGTAGATGCAAATGACAAAGTGACATATGTGGAATATGTTCCTGAGGCAACAGACCATCCAAACTATGAAGCGGCAATTGCAGCTGTCAAATCACTAGCATAA
- a CDS encoding RDD family protein: MTNNEIVMQSSPSMENALLIDKPITNKNYALKTAGFWIRFWAFLLDGLIITAVGGVLVNPIFYLMDWSLSETVWYAPMSIISAILYYSYFVLMTKFFGQTLGKMIFGLRVISLKHEKLTWSDVLFRDWIGRIINNIFIPLYILVGILPNNQGLHDFFADTTVVHEKVYIEKDIMQPSLPIKEENSEAAPLEEKPEPKKHEEKNEE, translated from the coding sequence ATGACAAACAATGAAATTGTTATGCAAAGTTCACCCTCTATGGAGAATGCTCTCCTAATTGATAAGCCAATTACGAATAAAAATTATGCATTAAAAACAGCAGGCTTTTGGATACGTTTTTGGGCATTTTTATTGGATGGATTAATTATTACAGCAGTAGGCGGGGTTCTCGTTAATCCAATTTTTTATCTAATGGATTGGTCATTATCTGAAACAGTGTGGTATGCACCAATGTCGATTATATCTGCTATTCTCTATTACAGCTATTTCGTATTAATGACGAAATTTTTTGGTCAAACATTAGGGAAAATGATATTTGGATTACGTGTTATTTCATTAAAACATGAGAAGCTGACTTGGTCAGATGTGTTATTCCGTGATTGGATAGGGCGTATCATAAACAACATTTTTATACCACTTTATATTCTTGTAGGTATTTTACCGAACAATCAAGGTCTACATGATTTTTTTGCGGATACAACAGTTGTTCATGAAAAAGTTTATATTGAAAAAGATATTATGCAACCATCTTTGCCAATTAAAGAGGAAAATTCTGAAGCTGCACCTCTAGAGGAAAAACCTGAACCTAAAAAGCATGAGGAAAAAAACGAAGAATAA
- the sppA gene encoding signal peptide peptidase SppA produces MNVKRWAALIIAGVLLVFSLGINTIFAIFKSNLFSNFDSLVDGNNLAVMEKVKENGNMDKRIAYLKVDGTIQDIGSSTLWQPVTYDHQFFLNQLDNILNDKSVQGIVLSVNSPGGGVKESAEIYKKLLKIKEERQIPIYVSMDSMAASGGYYISAPADKIFAQRDTITGSIGVIMQSINYQALAEKVGFKYETFKSGEHKDMLSPMREVTAEERAMMQDMINETYEEFVNIVENGRNMSEADVKKVADGRILSGTKALEAGLTDAIGDEEATVTALREDFGLEDAELFEYSYDVGGWQSYVGMKIGSMFGPSAEEKMLMKIMADYKAPKMMYLYGEY; encoded by the coding sequence ATGAATGTTAAAAGGTGGGCTGCTTTAATAATTGCAGGTGTATTATTAGTATTTTCCTTGGGGATCAACACCATTTTTGCAATATTTAAATCGAATCTCTTTAGCAATTTTGATAGCTTAGTGGATGGGAACAATTTGGCGGTAATGGAAAAGGTTAAAGAAAACGGCAATATGGATAAACGTATTGCTTACTTAAAGGTTGATGGTACGATTCAAGATATTGGATCAAGTACATTATGGCAACCAGTTACGTATGATCATCAATTTTTCTTAAATCAATTAGACAATATTTTAAATGATAAGTCTGTGCAAGGTATCGTCTTAAGTGTTAATTCACCAGGTGGCGGTGTAAAGGAATCAGCAGAAATATATAAAAAGCTTTTAAAAATTAAAGAAGAGCGACAAATTCCAATCTATGTTTCTATGGATTCTATGGCAGCTTCAGGTGGTTATTACATTTCAGCACCTGCAGATAAAATATTTGCGCAACGTGATACAATTACAGGTTCGATTGGTGTCATTATGCAATCCATTAATTATCAGGCGCTTGCTGAAAAAGTTGGTTTTAAATATGAAACGTTTAAATCTGGTGAACATAAGGATATGCTTAGTCCAATGCGTGAAGTGACAGCAGAAGAGCGTGCTATGATGCAAGATATGATTAATGAAACATATGAGGAGTTCGTTAATATTGTTGAAAATGGACGTAATATGTCTGAAGCTGATGTAAAAAAAGTTGCAGATGGTCGAATCCTTAGTGGTACAAAGGCTCTTGAAGCAGGCTTAACTGATGCAATTGGTGATGAAGAAGCAACAGTTACTGCATTGCGTGAAGACTTTGGTTTAGAGGACGCAGAATTATTTGAGTATTCATATGATGTGGGTGGCTGGCAATCGTATGTGGGTATGAAGATTGGATCAATGTTTGGTCCATCTGCTGAAGAAAAAATGCTGATGAAAATTATGGCGGATTATAAAGCACCAAAAATGATGTACCTATATGGCGAATACTAA
- the mbcS gene encoding acyl-CoA synthetase MbcS has protein sequence MKRQDLIAPEWYNISEEIEKYAKDSTKNALIVYNEDEEIQYITYATLLEKANQAAHVLTSQGLTKGDVILVMVPRSVEAYIVYIAALKAGLTIIPSSEMLRTKDIEYRINHANAKGVVAFEPYIEQFNDVENLQNIQRFVIGYAHEPWQPLLEKMQSQPTTYISSTPTKSTDIAFLAYTSGTTGNPKAAVHTHSWGYAHLRTTAPNWLGVQEGDIVWATAAPGWQKWIWSPFLATLGSGATAFVYKGNFDAATYLGLLEKFNINILCCTPTEYRFMAALENLQDFNLSTIRQAVSAGEPLNSEVIKVFSEVLNLQVRDGYGQTENTLLVGTMVGMGARMGSMGKPTPGNTVEIINDFGNPVAIGEVGDIAVHCETPALFKKYLNDPERTNLQFRGDWYITGDRAYKDEDGYFWFEGRGDDVIISSGYTIGPFEVEDALLKHPTVKETAVVASPDEVRGNIVKAFVVLHDGVIGNETLIKKLQNHVKTLTAPYKYPRAIEFVTELPKTTSGKIRRVELRQQEKIQYISHY, from the coding sequence ATGAAAAGACAAGATTTAATTGCACCAGAATGGTATAACATTTCAGAGGAAATTGAAAAATATGCAAAGGATTCTACCAAAAATGCATTAATAGTTTATAACGAAGACGAGGAAATTCAGTACATAACATATGCTACTTTACTTGAAAAGGCGAATCAGGCAGCGCATGTACTTACATCTCAAGGTTTAACAAAAGGTGATGTTATTTTAGTCATGGTGCCGAGGTCAGTTGAAGCGTATATCGTATATATTGCTGCCTTAAAGGCAGGTTTAACCATTATCCCAAGCTCAGAAATGCTGAGAACTAAAGATATTGAATATCGAATCAATCATGCTAATGCAAAAGGTGTTGTTGCATTTGAGCCTTATATTGAACAATTTAATGATGTGGAAAATTTACAAAACATACAGCGATTTGTCATTGGTTATGCACATGAACCTTGGCAGCCGTTGCTTGAAAAAATGCAAAGCCAACCAACAACCTATATAAGTTCTACACCAACTAAGAGTACAGACATTGCATTTTTAGCATATACGAGTGGTACTACGGGCAATCCAAAGGCAGCCGTACATACACATAGTTGGGGTTATGCACACTTAAGAACGACTGCACCGAATTGGTTAGGTGTCCAAGAAGGTGACATTGTATGGGCAACAGCAGCTCCAGGCTGGCAAAAATGGATCTGGAGTCCGTTCCTCGCTACATTAGGAAGCGGTGCAACAGCATTTGTCTACAAAGGTAACTTTGATGCGGCAACATATCTTGGGCTGCTTGAAAAATTCAATATTAATATTCTGTGCTGTACACCAACCGAATATCGATTTATGGCAGCGCTTGAAAATTTACAAGATTTCAATTTAAGTACAATCCGTCAGGCTGTGTCAGCGGGTGAACCTTTAAATAGCGAAGTGATAAAAGTATTTTCGGAGGTCTTGAATTTACAAGTACGAGATGGCTATGGACAAACAGAAAATACATTACTTGTTGGTACAATGGTAGGAATGGGGGCTAGAATGGGTTCAATGGGTAAACCTACTCCGGGTAATACAGTTGAAATTATCAATGATTTTGGAAATCCTGTTGCAATTGGAGAAGTTGGAGACATTGCTGTACATTGTGAAACACCCGCGTTATTTAAAAAATATTTGAATGATCCAGAACGTACAAATTTACAATTTAGAGGCGATTGGTATATTACCGGAGATCGTGCATATAAAGATGAAGATGGCTATTTTTGGTTTGAAGGACGAGGAGATGATGTCATTATATCGTCTGGCTATACGATAGGTCCATTTGAAGTAGAAGATGCATTATTGAAGCATCCAACAGTTAAAGAAACTGCCGTTGTTGCAAGTCCAGATGAGGTTCGTGGAAATATTGTAAAGGCGTTTGTTGTGCTTCATGATGGAGTGATTGGTAATGAAACACTTATTAAAAAACTACAAAACCATGTAAAAACTTTAACAGCACCTTATAAATATCCTCGTGCGATTGAGTTTGTAACAGAGCTACCAAAGACTACATCAGGTAAAATTCGTCGTGTCGAATTGCGTCAGCAAGAGAAAATTCAATATATCAGTCATTATTAA
- the thiM gene encoding hydroxyethylthiazole kinase, with translation MIFRTIRKKNPLIHCITNYVVANFQANGLLAIGASPVMADDSHEVEEMVTIASGLLINIGTLNEHMKESMLLAGKKANALGIPIILDPVAAGATTYRKQTVRQLLKEIKFAAIRCNIGELAAIANVDWQQKGVDSGHGSISLEIEAKQIAQLNNCIVIVTGEKDFITDGEHQQWITGGNPQMTEVTGTGCLLSAICCAAYATGNKPFTQLVDTLSLYKKVAEQAASSTQYIGDFQIAVLNELHRLSKDGVE, from the coding sequence TTGATATTTCGTACTATTCGTAAAAAAAATCCACTTATTCACTGTATTACCAATTACGTCGTGGCTAATTTTCAAGCAAATGGCTTATTAGCAATAGGTGCTTCTCCAGTCATGGCTGATGACAGTCATGAGGTTGAAGAAATGGTCACGATTGCCTCAGGCTTATTGATAAATATAGGTACCCTTAATGAGCATATGAAAGAATCAATGTTACTTGCAGGAAAAAAAGCAAATGCTCTTGGCATTCCCATTATTTTAGATCCTGTTGCTGCAGGTGCAACAACTTACCGAAAACAGACGGTACGGCAATTACTGAAGGAAATTAAGTTTGCAGCAATTCGTTGTAATATTGGAGAGCTTGCGGCTATTGCCAATGTAGACTGGCAACAAAAAGGCGTAGATAGTGGTCATGGTTCAATTTCTTTAGAAATAGAGGCAAAGCAAATAGCTCAACTTAATAATTGTATTGTTATTGTGACCGGTGAAAAGGATTTTATTACTGATGGCGAACATCAGCAATGGATTACAGGTGGAAATCCTCAAATGACAGAAGTCACTGGAACAGGTTGCTTATTGAGTGCCATTTGTTGTGCCGCCTACGCCACAGGAAATAAACCCTTTACCCAATTGGTAGATACATTGTCGCTTTATAAAAAAGTGGCAGAACAAGCTGCTTCTTCCACTCAATACATTGGCGATTTTCAAATTGCAGTATTGAATGAACTACACCGGCTTTCCAAGGATGGTGTAGAATGA
- the thiD gene encoding bifunctional hydroxymethylpyrimidine kinase/phosphomethylpyrimidine kinase — translation MHIVTTIAGSDSGGGAGIQADLKTFQELKVFGTSVITALTAQNTLGVSDVLPIEVSFVEKQLKALIEDFSISAVKTGMLFSSEIIQSIAHILSEVNIPLIVDPVMIAKGGESLLQQEAIDAIRSYLLPLATIVTPNIPEAETLAGKKINSLADIKEAAHVLLQMGVQCVIIKGGHLADQYYAIDYVFFQDGRSFSMQSSRIATKNTHGTGCTFSAALTAFLGRGLPIEEAIEEAKKFIQLAITHDLSIGNGHGPTNHFAYQNYKDSCEVIIHET, via the coding sequence ATGCATATTGTAACGACAATTGCAGGTTCAGATAGTGGTGGTGGCGCAGGCATACAGGCTGATTTAAAAACGTTTCAGGAATTAAAGGTATTTGGAACGTCTGTTATTACAGCTTTGACTGCCCAGAACACACTTGGTGTATCGGATGTCCTACCAATTGAAGTTAGCTTCGTTGAGAAACAACTTAAAGCGCTAATCGAGGATTTTTCAATAAGTGCTGTTAAAACAGGAATGTTGTTTTCCTCCGAAATAATTCAATCAATTGCACATATTTTATCCGAAGTAAATATTCCGCTTATTGTTGATCCTGTCATGATTGCAAAAGGTGGCGAAAGCTTATTACAGCAAGAAGCAATTGATGCAATACGTAGTTATTTACTACCTTTAGCAACAATCGTAACACCGAACATACCTGAAGCCGAAACCCTTGCCGGAAAGAAAATCAATTCTTTAGCAGATATTAAAGAAGCAGCTCATGTCTTATTACAAATGGGGGTTCAATGTGTCATTATTAAAGGCGGTCATTTAGCAGATCAATATTATGCGATTGATTATGTATTTTTTCAAGACGGTCGGTCATTTTCCATGCAGTCCTCTCGTATCGCAACAAAAAATACACATGGTACAGGCTGTACGTTTTCCGCTGCATTAACCGCTTTTCTTGGCCGTGGGTTACCTATAGAAGAAGCGATTGAGGAAGCAAAAAAATTTATTCAATTAGCAATTACTCACGATTTATCTATTGGTAATGGTCATGGTCCAACAAATCATTTTGCCTATCAAAACTATAAGGACTCCTGTGAGGTGATCATTCATGAAACGTAA
- the thiE gene encoding thiamine phosphate synthase has protein sequence MKRNDLQLYFIMGTGNVLNKKPITVLEKALQSGITMFQFREKGPNTLTGQAYENFARECQKLCQQYNVPFIVNDDVELAVKLGAEGVHIGQEDLPVSMVREKIGNMILGVSVHSQTELQTALQYGADYVGIGPIFSTTSKNDAKPPSGTEFLQQVRIQYPELPIVAIGGINCLNAHTVCKAGADGIAVISAICESEDISNTVSTFKSLFTDS, from the coding sequence ATGAAACGTAACGATCTACAGTTATATTTTATTATGGGTACTGGTAATGTTTTAAATAAGAAGCCAATAACCGTTCTAGAGAAGGCTCTACAATCTGGTATTACTATGTTTCAATTCCGTGAAAAAGGACCAAATACACTAACTGGGCAAGCCTATGAAAATTTTGCACGAGAATGTCAAAAGCTCTGTCAACAGTATAATGTTCCGTTTATCGTCAACGATGATGTAGAGCTTGCTGTAAAACTTGGAGCGGAAGGTGTTCATATTGGACAAGAGGATTTACCTGTGTCGATGGTACGTGAAAAAATTGGCAACATGATTCTAGGTGTTTCTGTTCATTCACAAACTGAATTACAAACTGCTCTACAATATGGCGCTGACTATGTAGGAATTGGCCCTATTTTTTCAACCACTTCTAAAAACGACGCAAAACCACCTAGTGGAACTGAGTTCTTACAGCAAGTAAGGATACAATATCCCGAGCTCCCGATCGTTGCAATCGGAGGCATAAACTGCTTGAATGCACATACAGTATGTAAAGCAGGTGCGGATGGAATCGCTGTTATTTCTGCAATTTGCGAAAGTGAAGATATTTCAAATACAGTCTCTACATTTAAATCATTATTTACAGACAGTTAA
- a CDS encoding alpha/beta-type small acid-soluble spore protein: MANNNNRSSNQLAVPGVQQALDQMKYEIAQEFGVQLGADASARANGSVGGEITKRLVQMAESQLKGMPNNNQ, translated from the coding sequence ATGGCAAACAACAACAACCGCAGTTCAAACCAGCTTGCAGTACCTGGAGTACAACAAGCGCTTGATCAAATGAAATACGAAATTGCACAAGAATTTGGTGTTCAATTAGGAGCTGACGCTTCAGCTCGTGCTAACGGTTCCGTTGGCGGTGAAATCACTAAACGTCTTGTACAAATGGCAGAATCTCAATTAAAAGGTATGCCGAACAACAACCAATAA